One Saccharopolyspora erythraea NRRL 2338 genomic region harbors:
- a CDS encoding FadR/GntR family transcriptional regulator, translating into MEAVLDHLRGAIERGEYAVGDKLPSEAALGREFEVSRSVVREALRGLQALGLTVSRTGRGTFVTAAGPAENPVFGPYSARDLIEVRRHVEVPAAGYAALRHSSDDLDLLTHLLERMEQETDNTAWVALDSLFHITIAQASGNPVFGKVIEEIRDALAKQSALLNQLGDRRGGSNTEHRRIVEAIAGGSQEAATEAMAFHLEHVEAALTSIVTNKNGRRPREQNGKS; encoded by the coding sequence ATGGAAGCCGTGCTGGACCACCTGCGCGGCGCCATCGAGCGCGGTGAGTACGCCGTCGGCGACAAGCTGCCGTCGGAGGCCGCCCTCGGCAGGGAGTTCGAGGTCAGCCGCTCCGTGGTGCGCGAGGCGCTGCGCGGGCTGCAGGCCCTCGGGCTCACCGTCTCCCGCACCGGCAGGGGAACGTTCGTCACCGCGGCCGGACCGGCCGAGAACCCGGTGTTCGGGCCCTACTCGGCGCGGGACCTGATAGAGGTGCGGCGGCACGTCGAGGTCCCCGCCGCCGGCTACGCCGCGCTGCGGCACAGCTCGGACGACCTCGACCTGCTGACCCACCTGCTGGAGCGGATGGAGCAGGAGACCGACAACACCGCCTGGGTGGCGCTGGACTCGCTGTTCCACATCACCATCGCCCAGGCCTCGGGCAACCCGGTCTTCGGCAAGGTCATCGAGGAGATCCGGGACGCGCTGGCCAAGCAGTCCGCGCTGCTGAACCAGCTCGGCGACCGGCGCGGCGGCTCCAACACCGAGCACCGGCGGATCGTCGAGGCGATCGCCGGGGGTTCGCAGGAGGCGGCAACCGAGGCGATGGCCTTCCACCTCGAACACGTCGAGGCGGCGCTGACCAGCATCGTCACCAACAAGAACGGGCGGCGACCCCGCGAGCAGAACGGAAAGTCCTGA